The genomic window TATAGCCTGCATCCCGGTGTGATAAAAACGGAATTAGGCAGGCATTTAGACAAGACAATGTTCAGAGGGGCTCGCAGAATTATCGGTTTCATATTGAATCCATTTATGAAGTCGCCAGAGCTTGGGGCACAGACTACCATATATTGTGCAGTTGATGAAAAATGTGCTGACGAAACTGGACTGTattataggtaaatattttattgacttaTTACTAGACCAATGAGCATTACATGGGTTACTCTAACATggcaattatttacttatatattataagaaaacagtaacaaaagtgatatattaaaatatttacaaccaCTATATGTATGGAGCTGATGAGGATTTATGCATATGATTTGCTCGTAATTCctattaatagaaattaaaattggaatcattacaacaaaattttcttaattaaagtCTTATGTTACTGCATTTGAAGACTAAAATCGtaaatctgtaaaaaatatatatacttaatcaTTTGCTtgagtaaaaaaatctataaggCAGGCACtagaaaatgatttaatttacatgttttttttattatttaataacgcaGCCCTACCATGGTGGCAGACAGACGTAttccttaatattattatcgtaTAACTATCGGTAAGGTAATTCTATAAGAACTGGCAAACAAAAGTGTGAAGTATGAAGTTCATTATCTCCACACATTGAGGTATGTGGCCCTTAGTTTTGAGGCCTAATTCCTGGATTGTTTTTTCCATGttaactgtaaaataatacttcTCCAGCGCCAATTCTATTCGCTAAAATCAAATGATTCAGGGGAAATTTTGTTTGGATGAGGATTAGTAtcgtgtttataaaaaaactgttgcaaATAACCAAATTGTTTAGTACAAAATTGATTTCCAAAAAAAGGTTAGTGTCAACCAGAAATCATAGACATACGATGTACTTATTGTTGGTTTACCAACTTTAGTTAAAGAGGAACAAGTCCCAAGTTCAAATAGAGCATTGAGAAGAATTGTTTTGgctgcaaaaaaaaatagcagcAGTTTATAGTAgattttcttacatatttaCCCGCTAGTATTTGAActcatttacttaaatttatgaaaaattaatagacatgatagaatatattattttccgtAAAGAGAGTAGTGCTGTCTTAGGTTTAAACCTCATAAACCTAAAAAATTGCTATGAAATAGATTCATGTTTTTGTCCTATCAGGTATAGACACTGGGTACTGTATTCTGTGTAGAGAAAGTTAACTAGGTTTCTGTGTCAATTTGCACTATGTTAATTGTCAAAATGTCAGCGTCCACATTTGACATAATGATTAGAGCCGAAACGGTGCTATATTAACGTCATCTATTGCCGCAAATACTGctatatattaactaataataactcCAGACTATATATCTactaatacttatataataaaataatagtattaatattgtttaaaattttaaaatataagctaGGTACTTACGAAGGCCGCAGCtgaaggtttaaaaaaaatagaaagtcCACTGGTGACTCGCACGAAGACCCAAGGCGACTTTGCTCTTCATCACAGCATTTTGACAGGAAGAGAAGCAATCAGTTAtgggttttttaaattttcagcgACTGTGCAGTAGTACAGCCCGACCGAAAGGCGCTCAATGACGAATATGCTAAGAAATTGTGGGAGAAATCAATTGAGCTGGTGAAACTCAATTTCAATCCTTTTACAGCAGATTCAGTTAACACGAATTAAAAGAGAAATCAAGAAAGCATAGATGGCTGAAATCGTATTTCTTGTGCATAATACTCATTAAtgtatgtcgcagccaactagcttaattagccgtttaattaacagcctagttttttaactaaacggcgccgtttaactgacggcctgaaagatattcagccgtagcgtttgttacaagatttaataaactggctggccAATGCTTAGGGCATTCGTATGATAGAGTCATGATTTGGCAGAAAAAAAAGATGAAATATatgacataatttattttttaaattaaaatgcttgggttaaattgaaattattattgtcactgTACTCTTCCATTGTACtgttttttcataaaactatGGAAAACACCATATTGACAGTTTAAAGATTTCGTTTCGAGTTTGAGAATGGCAgaaagtgaaaataaatttaaattaacagtcaacaggCTCGGCAAGTGATTAAACATTGATCTAAGTCAGCTATTTAATCAACTGGCTGATTATCTTTCAGGgtgttagttaaacggctaggctgttaattgaacggctaattaagcttggctgcgacatacatatatactgtTCTAACACTCAACCCTCTGACTTAgcaactaattaataaacttgtCACTAAGTGTAACTTCTATATGTCAAAGACGTTTTGGATTTTTGACATTATTGgcgtttttatattcatttgttattattttactcttAGACTATTGTATTGTGACATTCGGGAGTCATTATCTGGTGCTTTGAACAGTGGCATAGCTATTTTGGGTGGCACCCGGTGCGGAAGTTGATGGTGTCAACCCATCgacagtaaaatttatttattaaaagttcgCGAGTATTGGACGGGGAATCCCCCACGACAGCGTCAGGCTTTTTTGCGGGAATCCCTAAATTCATAGAGCTAGTGCTAGTGGAGGAATGAAAAATgctagttttttattattatttagcgatttttgtttgtttgtacattgttCTTAAAGCTGAGAGACCGGGTGGGTGTCCCCCAAAAAGGGTGACACCCGGTGCCCACCCCGCTTTTGCTACGCCACTGGCTCTAAAACTTGGGTTTGTGCTGACTAGATTTATCgaaaattattagattttaagctTACTAATTAACTACCGTccgaaattgaaattcaatttattattaaaatgattttcgtttaaaacttataataattgttaattggTGTtggtgaaatattataaaatgcatttatgtgtctatattttgtttttaagattttaattttttgtaaggtatttacaaataaaattataatttttattggtcagacttttatttcaacaaaatcaCGTCGAATTGATATCCTTTgtctttatacaataaaaccaggaacatttttcaatttgtttgactttatatataaaacttcaaAATACCCTAAGAAATagcatttgaaataaataacttaaacgtacttcattactttttataaataataataaaaaaagcttagtttttatataaaatattatttattttagggaAGAAGCTTCAAGAtacatttacaaacaaaaaaaaatgtggctGAGAGTTTAAGACTTGgttgtatatgtaaatttaaaatctattagttatattttccGTTGATATTCATAAgtttacttgtttacctatgaataaaaaaatacattatcaaGTAGTCTTGGTAAAGATTGAACAGGTATGGGCTGCCATAATATCTCTGGATGCCAGATTTGTCTTTCATAAGGAGGATACAATCCTGCTAAGAAGCACTCATTAAACAACGGGAAGAGTCACTGCTTCTAATATAAACATCTTTCTCTTGATACTCTTCAGGAATGAAATTAGCATAATAACTTCAGTATTTTCTTCCCAGCTCATATAGTTGCAATTTACCTGCCTAAAGTTGTAcatgttaaacaaaacatgtaGTTAATAGTGTTTGCCTATTGCATTGAGTATATGTCTATCAAACAAGACATTTGGCACAAGGCACCTCTCGTTCGAATTCTTTGCAACTATAACGGATTGAACACAACTTatccggagctggatatattcggtagtgggctgatcggttttagaaaaagcattgttgggtgcctttctcaaACCTGTAGGTACGCTTACTAGCTACGTAagtaattcgctgttttgccgATGATTTTTTCTCTCTATTTTAAGTACCAacattctttgtaattttattttattgtgtaattatcttaccttatttatgtttataattgtatttttttaatttatttttagcaaaacttatgtttacataatatattgtcgtacatattagatagaagattttataaaattatcagtagatttcgtaatagaCATTTCGTgatagacttaataaataaataagacattTTAATTGCAGTTGCCttttacatgtttattattttcatcatcatttttaaagtctatatactgtaaaaaataatcttatacaGTCATTTAAATGCGCAACCGTCTTAGACCGGCACGACTACCAAAGATCCCTCATAAAGAAGGTCCCCTTAATTGCAGTTGTGAATGAATGGATATTTTTCACACAAACAAGTACAGAAGGCTgaagttttattgattatagagcaaaaaaatcaaagaaaaatatgctATGATAGGCCAAGAGGGTTGTTAAGtcacttattattataattactcaATACTTCAAATctcaaaattaagtaatttttcttCACTTACATTCTGTCGTTCcgatgataaaaaatatgtaaaatttgcGAAATACAGTTACGCCAAGGTTAAAggttaaagtttatattttattgaaagtacataaatttatgtctACTAACTACTTCACACGCCTATTTTGTTGGATTTTTATAtcgtttaaattgatttaaaatatttaaatatgcctCTTTTTAGTGGACGCTGTTATAGCACCGTTAAATTAAATGGGAAGACGGCTATTATAACAGGGTGTAATACTGGTATTGGTAAAGAAACAGCCAAAGACTTTTACAAAAGAGGTCAGTATAGTATATTACgctttttataacttttaagcATCCAACTCCTTCACTGttgcaattaaaaatagtgtGCTTCTGttacaaaactattaatatacttGTGACTTACcagtattattgtataaaatttgtagGTGCTCGGGTAATTATGGCTTGTAGAAACCTTGATAAGGCTGAAGAGgttaaaaaagatatagaaGAAGCCTGTAAAGACTTCAAGGAGACAGGAAAACTAATTGTACAGCAATGTGATCTTTCTTCTCTGCAGTCAGTGAGAGATTTCTCACAAAAAGTAATTGATAGCGAACCacagataaatatattagtcaACAATGCTGGTATAATGATGTGTCCAAAGGAAACAACGGAGGATGGCTTTGAAATGCAGTTTGGGACAAATCACTTgtctcattttttattaacaatgttattactaccaagaataattaaaagtacacCGGCCAGAATTGTTACAGTATCATCAATAGCACATACAAGTAAATGGAttcatattatacattaactaGTTAAATACATATGTCTGCTATAGTGGAGCAATGGGTCACcatattattaacttattgtCTTGCATGGATTGTACCtcctttttaacttttttggtcATCAACTTTCAGAGATAGGCACCACAATAACTAATCTATACATTTTCTGTTAGATCTAGTTAATATAAGAATGTGTCAACAACCAGAAATTTTAATGGAATATTGTATGTTATGTATTCATGTATTCACatgaataataacaaattgtgtaaatttaaatattttatgtttagaaTGCTCTGAATTTTGAACTTGACAATTGCCTTGTTTTGCAACCTATTGCTTTGCAAACTCTACACTATTTTAAAAGggattttctataaattatattttatataataatttccttCATTTAGATATACCTATCATATCTATAACGTAAGGATAGCAAACCCTTAACAtagatttatgttttataattagatttaaatgtttcagtATATGATATGGATTTTGAAGATCTTAATTATAcacaaagaaattataatgCAACTGAGGCATATTCACAAAGTAAATTGGCGAATGTGTTATTTTCGAGGGAGCTAGCGTCCAAACTGaaggtaaaaataatagttaattttacCTAGtttttttggaatataatGCATAGTTGGCTCGCAATTCAAACAATAGAGACCTAGGttgaaaaattgattttaaatttgagaTACAATTCACTATACTTGATagaaatagatttataaaacttgttattattttgagcaatatcatataataggtacatatatcatatattctTCATTCACTGAAGAATTATTTccttaattgttaaattaagaaatttgaCTAATTTATTATCCGTttcaaatagaataaaatttgtaatatattgtgATTATACTACTGTCACTAATTAGATCCacaacaaatttaatgatgtgGAATAAGTTGcttaccttgatgatcttgtATTCCAAAAgaaacgttttttattttcattgtttcTGAATAGCATCTAAGTGCTAGTAAAAGCGAAAACGAATGTGTTAGCATTACACGGGTCCACTCCAATGTGCCTTTGTGGTTCATGTTAACAATATTTCAGGAACATAATATACAGGGTGTTAATACATATAGCTTGCATCCCGGTGTGATAAAAACGAAATTAGACAGGCATTTAGACGAGATAATGTTCAGAGGGGCTCGCAGAATTATCGGTTTCATATTGAAGCCATTTATGAAGACGCCAGAGCTCGGGGCACAGACTACCATATATTGTGCTGTTGATGAAAAATGTGCTGACGAAACTGGACTGTattataggtaaatatttcattgacTTATCATggcaattatttacttatatagaagaaaacagttacaaagtgaaatatttatgaatagatGCTAATAACAAAGGCCACAGcggaagttttaaaaaaaataaaaagtccattggtgacTCGCACCTCACTAGACTAGcattttgacagaaagagaagCAATcagtaatatgtttttaaattttcagcgACTGTGCAGTAGTACAGCCCGACCGAAAGGCGCTCAATGACGAATATGCTAAGAAATTGTGGCAGAAATCAATTGAGCTGGTGAAACTCAATTTCAATCCTTTTACAGCAGACTGTCTTGTGCCTAATTCTCATTTATGAACATTAGGTTACATTTATAACAGCCTAGCTTTCTAACTAAATGGCGCTAAACTAAACGTTAGTTAAACGACTAGGCTGTttattgaacggctaattaagctagttggctgtgATATACATATACCTATCTCACACACATATAACACTCAACCCTCTGACTGAGCAACTGACTAATAAACTTGGCACTAAGTGTAACTTCTATATGTCAAAGACGTTTTGGATTTTTGACATTATTGgcgtttttatattcatttgtttattattattattattttactcttAGACTATTTTATTGTGACATTCGGGAGTCATTATCTGGTGCTCTGAACAGTGGCATAGCTATTTTGGGTGGCACCCGGTGCGGAAGTTGATGGTGTCAACCGATCGAcagtaaaattcatttattaaaagttcgCGAGTATTGGACAGGGGAATCCCCCACGATAGCGTAAGGCTCTTTTGCGGGAATCCCCGAATTCTACATAGTTGTGGAATCATTCTAGTTGTGGAAtccctgaaaaaaaaaatgctagttttttattattatttagcgatttttgtttgtttgtacattgttCTTAAAGCTGAGAGACCGGGTGGGTGCCACCCCAAAAAAGGTGCAGACCGCCGCCCCCCCCCCTTTGCTACGCCACTAGCTCTAAAACTTGGGTTTGTGCTGACTAGATTTATCGAAAATTACTAGATTTTAAGCTTACTAATTAACTACCGTCCggaattgaaattaaatttattattaaaatgattttcatttaaaacttataataattgttatttggtgttggtgaaatattatatatagttgcattttatgtttatatttcttttttaagattttaattttttgcaaggtatttacacataaaattataatttttattggtcagacttttatttcaacaaaatcaCGTCGAATTGATATCCTTTGTCTTTGGTTTTTGTAAGTCGGTAAATAAATACCTCGTTAtacattactattatatatttcgtatcaaaaataaaattgataagaaGACTTGTACGTTCGTaatcaaatgtataaaaatactagacgAGGTCAAAATAAGCTTGCCCACGCCCACGCCATGGATGTCGAGCTTGACGCGAGGATTCTGGGTCTCTCTGACTCTAAGCCCTTTGatattcagaggggtagcgagaTTCTATCCACTAGACCTCACAGCTCAGCCCTTCACCTTAAGATGGGCTCTCAGGGTTCGCCaggcattctacccaagggACCCAGGCAGACTTCTTAAGCCTGACTAACATAggctttaaattttattttattgccgACAGATTCcaaaacattgtatttttttaaacaggaaTACTGATAGCTAtaggatattaaaatttcaaatattcataATCTTCACGggaataatcaaattaaatggaTTTTCAAAAGACttgatagaaaattaaattgattaaatagttACATTTACTCAATTAcataatgttttgaaattatcactcgtattttaaataaatgtcactTTGAGTCAtagtcatttaaatatattatatgacttaaaataaaaatgctaacGAAGATATTGTTgccaatgtttaattaaactctTATTTTGAGGCTCTAGTGAACTTTGACTAATTTTTAAAGCGGGCAACACTTgctaattaataatcaaacaaGCACAAGATGTTTTTGAGATGATTTTGTCTATGACCAtcgtgattttaaaattattctaaaaagtAATGCagcaacaaaattattatttaatgcaaaCTAgagttataaattatgtagtgGCCTGTTACGTGTTACGTTTTCGTATATGctgaaaagataaatatttcaaaatgataCTGACTTTAATATGCAATTAGCATTCTTATTATAAGTTTGTTTGAACACAGACTAAACTCTCCGTAAATTCCTAAACCCACTTCTGAGCGGACTTCGCGCGTGTTTCTTTATTCTAAACGTCCCATTTGCCGGTTTCTCGCAAAAGAACATAGATGGCATCATGCAACTGTTGGTTGATAGAAGCCCACTTCTACGATAGCCGCCGCATCTTTCCTCCAACTTGGTATAGTTCCCTGGACACTTGAAATCCCAGTCAACTGCTTTCTCTTTCAATGGATCGCCTAAGATAGAGAAATCGTGAGAAATATTAttgcatattattttaagtaattaagtttgttatggaacagctgggaaccctaactctggtatttttacttaaaagggtttccaaatcttacactatgaaaagaaaatgtacttaaaatgtgaatttttatacatcatatcatataacatAGGTACGTGAAAATgggctttttattattattattattactctttTAAGATATTcttaatgtacataaataatatctagtgatacaattttacataaaattgttttgtcttCCAATATGAACGCAATATGACAGAAAAATACCCATAAACACTAGTTAAAATTGTTCTAAGACTGACATTTGCGGCTGAATTAAACTTTTCGGTCATAtgcttatttttacatttaataaacactttgtttaatttgcGACGCATAGATTaggtataaaatcaatttatcgGGAATCCGCGATTTGTAACACACAGTACGCCCTCGTAAAAATAGATCTCAGCCAGCCTTTACAAATTGTCCAAGCGGCAAAAAAAAccagaaacaaaaatacaaaaaaaaaacgacaGATAATTTCAGTTCCCTTCCTCGTTGTAATGTAGCCTGtcaatgtaataatttgttaaaccGCCATTAAATGATTGtcatatgtgtaaaaaagttaatagttACTGCTGACGTTATCACCATTTCGATCGCCCCATCCCCATCATCAATAATATGGTGCTTACGTTATACTTGAACGCAAggcaaaataattcaaatgtcATGTTTTTTTTGGGAAGTAATAGAGGGTGATTTGACCTacgtttttgaagttatattcTTTTGGTGCGTTAgggaaatttttaataaaccgacaccctgaagtcaGCTACAGAAGAAGAAGTGGTAATTGTTACATCCTCCATCGCTAAAGGGGGATGTTTGAGCCCGTTCGGGTTATGTGCCCCCTTCGGGTGGTGTTTTGGTTCGAACCTGCTGATACAGGGCGGTACGGGGGCGGGCTAATTATATAGCTCTTGGTGGGGGCTGCTTCGCTCGAGGAGGCATTGACTCGAATCGCTGCGCTCAGCCGATGGGGTACAGCTACAGACAACATTTTACAAACttttatcttaagatttttatcttaccAAGAACAGTTCTATAGTGATACCGTTGAAAGATATCACTGAAGCCGAGAAACGCAAAGTCCCCTGGTGTTTTGTGCTGGTCATATTGCTTGAATGTGTCTCTTAAGTACTCTGCCTCTTCTTTAGTGTCAAGAATTGTGAGGTGACCACCTGCGCTTAGGCAAGTGGAATATGCCTCGTACCACGTTTGCGGTTCCAAATGAGTTATATAACACGTGTTGTTGGGGCCTAGTACCCAGCCTGCATACAATTTTGAGTAGTAATAGaaccttttttgtttttaagtctGGTgcataagaattaaaaaaaaatactatagaaACATTGTTTCgacagaattaatttttatatggaatGCTAACAGCATCTCCACTACAATCGCCATGATCGGAATCAGCATAGATTGGTATTGGCATGACGTAAGTGTCTAGCATTAGTAGAAGCCCATTCTTATATAAAGTGTCTCATGTAAGTAGCATTGACAATTGAATTAAACGCCGTAATTTTgctaaattgaaatttagcAAAATTACGGCGTTATCTtaagttatttgtttatattacaaataccaTCTAGACTGTAGGTTTAGGACCTGCGTTCTTATTCTGTAACTTCCAATGACAGAGATACcatacgtttttttaaattatacatcttAGTTTTCTTAATATCCGCAGCGCTGATGATCGTACTGAAcctaaacttatttaaatcgGATTATAACTTATAAGAAGTTATAATCCGATTTAAATAAGTTCTAATCTGTAACTTATAAGAAGATACAGATTAGATCATTAGCGTTATTGGTTTATTTACACACAGATTATGGTCTCTGTTCCTTTTCAATTCATCAAATGTCAAttcaattaagtatttttttataagcaacCAATTGCTGCGCTGGGTTAAATGAGCTCGCAAGTGACATATTCGTTCCCAGTTACTCTTAAAGTGCAAGATAGTCGTACAATGGGTATATTTTCTTATGGGCTATTTAATAAGCCATGatgtgtaaaaatatgtaactgAATACTCACGCGAATCAAACGTGTCACATTCCGGATAATACGTCACATCCGAAGCTTTAATTTTGCAAGCGAATGGAAGTTTCTCGAAACAAGGATGCACAAAGAGGCGGCCATTTCGTCGCATCGCCACACATCGTCCTCCACTGTGTACTGGCTGTTTCAGTTCCCATAGCAAATCGAGAATTGTGTCGTGGAGACCGCtacctaatatatattttatcatattaaaatctCGCGTTGATTTTGTGTTTTAcatttaagatttttgtaaCCTTTTCAACTTAAGTCGCAAATTAATGTGTTATGTATTCTTGTGTGACATTTTCGTAAGTATCTAGCCTACCTACCTTCAAAGGCGCCAAAAAACCTGAAATATATTCTATGGGGTATTGATCTTGGTTGATTgaacaaattgtattatttcagtaaaatagTAGTTCAATATGTTGCCACCccatattatgaatattgtacctacctacctacaataattattgtttaatatcttGTTTCTTTCATCGGTTTGGTTTTGTTATCAGTTTATCTGACTaaaggttattttatttatattcttgcTTGTGtaatagataatcaataaattaatttcaagaaTGTTAGGCAGTTcgaatataacataatatactttagaaataaatagatatatacacaatttttGCGACACATACGTAAATTTCCTCATAAGGAAACTTTAACGTTTAAAACAAGCCGTGATAggtcatagaaagaaaattggtgcacattttgggtctaaacGACGTCTGGTTGGTGGTGGCGCGCTTTAACACTAGACCCCAGATaactatatcaatattttatatacatttaaaaaatatttagattaattatacgaatgtcaaaataattcattgaatactttttgcctataaaacttttttggaATTACCGACACACCAGAT from Pieris rapae chromosome 23, ilPieRapa1.1, whole genome shotgun sequence includes these protein-coding regions:
- the LOC110997846 gene encoding retinol dehydrogenase 13-like — protein: MPLFSGRCYSTVKLNGKTAIITGCNTGIGKETAKDFYKRGARVIMACRNLDKAEEVKKDIEEACKDFKETGKLIVQQCDLSSLQSVRDFSQKVIDSEPQINILVNNAGIMMCPKETTEDGFEMQFGTNHLSHFLLTMLLLPRIIKSTPARIVTVSSIAHTIYDMDFEDLNYTQRNYNATEAYSQSKLANVLFSRELASKLKEHNIQGVNTYSLHPGVIKTKLDRHLDEIMFRGARRIIGFILKPFMKTPELGAQTTIYCAVDEKCADETGLYYSDCAVVQPDRKALNDEYAKKLWQKSIELVKLNFNPFTADCLVPNSHL
- the LOC110997860 gene encoding uncharacterized protein LOC110997860; translated protein: LDSQRPQFRDDYRYEKVFQVFYKLHTEAVNWYQARIRCEAEGSQLIVPHSLDEADSIPLLIAPILTKYEGVYVGMHDLYSERSFVTVKGSGLHDTILDLLWELKQPVHSGGRCVAMRRNGRLFVHPCFEKLPFACKIKASDVTYYPECDTFDSRWVLGPNNTCYITHLEPQTWYEAYSTCLSAGGHLTILDTKEEAEYLRDTFKQYDQHKTPGDFAFLGFSDIFQRYHYRTVLGDPLKEKAVDWDFKCPGNYTKLEERCGGYRRSGLLSTNSCMMPSMFFCEKPANGTFRIKKHARSPLRSGFRNLRRV